Genomic DNA from bacterium:
GCTGAATGTCGCGCGCGATGTTCAGCTCTTCTTCCATCCGCTTTTTCTCCAGCATCTGCTCGAATAGATCGGCGTTCTCCAGTGAGATCACCGCCTGATTGGCCAGGGTGGAGAGGAATTCGATTTCATCGTCCCGGTACAGCTGGCCGGTCATCTTTTCACCGAGCAGCAAAAAGCCCTTCTCCCGGTCCTGCGACTTCATGGGTGCGACGATGCGGATTTTTTCTTTTTGCAGCAGGCGCAGGCCGCGCAGGCCAGCCAGCTCTTCCACGCGGGTCGCTTGTTTGATGCGGGACAGATTTTTCAAAAATCCAGCACCGGTGAACGGTTTCATCTGGCTGGGTTCGGTCTGCATCCCACGGGCGGCAAACAGCCGCAGCTGGCCTTTTTCCCGCAGGAATACAAAGCAACGGTTCACCAGCAGTTCGCCCATGACCGCATAGATGAGCAGGCTGACGATTTTCTCCTTGTCCGGAGTCGCATTCAACTCTTTGCTGATCTCAAAGAGAGTATTCAACTCCTGTATTTTTTTATCCAATCGTCGGTTGACCTGCTCCAGCTTTTGCACGATCAGCGCGTTGTCGATGGATTTGGCCGCGATATTGGCCAGCGACGTCAGGTACTCGATCTCCGTTGAAGAGAACGGTTGTCCATCCAGTTTAGGACCCAGGCCCATGAGGCCGACTTGGCGCTGGGTGCTGACGATGGGAATGAGCAATTCCATTTCAAACTCTTGAAACACCGGCTGCAGTTCGGCCGGCGGCGGCGGCTGGCCGTGCCGTTCGATCGGCTGCGATCCGACGATCTGCCAGCGGTATTTTTTTCCGATCAGGCGGCGGTCGAGTCCGCGCAACTGCACCACTTCATACTCGCCGTCCTCAGCGGCCACCAACACCACCCCCCTGCTGACCATCATACGGCCCATGGGGGTGAGCAGCAGACTGCTCAGAGTGACTCGAAGATTCAGGGAGGCGTTGAGCAACTGGCTCATCTCGAAGAGGGAGTGCAGCTCCACCAGACGCTGATCCAATTCCCGTGACAACCGATCTTGCTGGACAGGCTCCATGCAGGCAATCACTCTTTCAACCGGTGAAAGCGTTTACGCTTTTTTTAAGTTATGAACGACTGTGGAATTTTTCTTGTTGATGAAATACTTGACCATGCTCACCTGATTGCGCAGGCCGGGTTTGATATCATAGGTGACTTCATCCATCAGGGTTTTCATCAGATAAATGCCCAACCCGCCCACTTTGAGTTCCGCCAGATACTCTTTCATGTCCGGAATCTTGATGGCCTGAGGATTAAATCCTTTACCGTGATCAGTGACGATCAGGGTCAGCTTTTGATAATCCAGTTTGATGGCGATATCCAGTGATTGATGTCGGCTCCGGTCGCTGTAAGCGTGTTTGATCACATTGGTGCAGGCCTCATCACAAGCCAATTCGATTTTCCCCACATCCTCGTCGTCGAACCCTACTTTTTCAGCAACGCGGCCGACGAAATAGCGGATAAGCTCCAGATTATCGGTCTGGCTCGGAATGCGCAGTTTGTATTCTTTTGTCTTTAAAGTCATCGGTCCCACCTTTGGCTGTTTGTCCTCTTTGGTTTTTTCTCGGACGAATCCATTCATGCCTTCATCGGGCCGAATCGGGCCGCTGCTTCTTCCTCACGATCGAAAATCTGATAGATGGTCGGAAACCCGAGCAAATCAAAGACGCGATAGATCTTGGGCGACATCCGGCACATTTTGATGTCGCCGTTTTTGTTGCGGATCTCTTCGATAAAACCCATGAAAACGCCCAGACCTGCGCTGCTGATATAGGTCAAATCGCTGAAATTCACGATGATCTGATACCGGCCGTCATCGATCAACGATTGAATCGCCTCCTCCAGCTTGGGCGCCGTGTGGGCGTCCAAAAAACCGCTGATCGCCAGGGTGGATACCCGATCCTGGTCACTTCTCTGAATTTTAAAATTTTCCATTCATGCCCTCCCTAGAGCTGGATGAATCATTATTTCATCTTGATTGCCACAAGCGTTAAATCATCAAAGGCGCTGGCAGAACCGGTGTGCATCTCGATCTCGTGCATCAGGCAGTCGATGCAATCGCGGGCCTCCATCTGCTGACAGTGTTTCACGGCCTCGTACAATCGTTGTTCGCCGAACTCTTCTCCGGCCTCATTGCGCGCCTCGATGGCGCCATCGGTGTAGAGCAGCAGCAGGTCCCCAGCAGCCAGCGTGAGACGGCTTTCTTCCAGGGTGTCGGTGAACAGGCCGCTTCGGTCCAGCGCCAGGCCAATGCCGCCCGGCTCCTTCACCAGCACCCGGTCGCTGTTCCGCCGCAGCAGCAGAACCGGCGTATGGCCGGCGCGACAAAAGGTAAAGCTCCGCTGTATCGGATCCAGGATGCCATACACCACCGTAATAAAAATGTCCCGCTGAATGTTGCTGTATAGAGTCTCATTGGCCAGCGCCAACAACCGTTTGGGCGAAAGCTCGTGGCGTGCCAGCGCCTCCATGATGCCCTTCAACTCGGCCATATAAAAGGCCGCTGAGGCGCCCTTGCCAGAAACGTCTCCGACGACGACGCCGACCCGGTCGCGCGCCAGAGAAAAAAAATCATAGTAATCGCCGCCCACCTCATTGGCAGTGAGACAGCGCGCATAGATTTCAAATTCATCGGACCGCGGCATCACCCGCGGCAGCAGTTTGCGCTGGGCCTCCT
This window encodes:
- a CDS encoding STAS domain-containing protein, translating into MENFKIQRSDQDRVSTLAISGFLDAHTAPKLEEAIQSLIDDGRYQIIVNFSDLTYISSAGLGVFMGFIEEIRNKNGDIKMCRMSPKIYRVFDLLGFPTIYQIFDREEEAAARFGPMKA
- a CDS encoding SpoIIE family protein phosphatase codes for the protein MEPVQQDRLSRELDQRLVELHSLFEMSQLLNASLNLRVTLSSLLLTPMGRMMVSRGVVLVAAEDGEYEVVQLRGLDRRLIGKKYRWQIVGSQPIERHGQPPPPAELQPVFQEFEMELLIPIVSTQRQVGLMGLGPKLDGQPFSSTEIEYLTSLANIAAKSIDNALIVQKLEQVNRRLDKKIQELNTLFEISKELNATPDKEKIVSLLIYAVMGELLVNRCFVFLREKGQLRLFAARGMQTEPSQMKPFTGAGFLKNLSRIKQATRVEELAGLRGLRLLQKEKIRIVAPMKSQDREKGFLLLGEKMTGQLYRDDEIEFLSTLANQAVISLENADLFEQMLEKKRMEEELNIARDIQQRLLPAEFPHTDRIEIQGVNIPSFQVGGDYLDWIPLEDGRIAVTVADVSGKGIPASLLMSSLQAGLRNSVTVQGNIGEMIGRLNNFIQANTTFDKFITFFYAVIDLDNKTLTYVNAGHNPPYLYHADGTFTRLEVGGIILGMMADVSYQTGMEALQAGDLLVMFTDGVTEAKNTQDQDFEESRLEEIMGRCRDLPVKVLLDEIVYAVKTFAKGAPQSDDITLMAVKIAACP
- a CDS encoding ATP-binding protein, whose translation is MTLKTKEYKLRIPSQTDNLELIRYFVGRVAEKVGFDDEDVGKIELACDEACTNVIKHAYSDRSRHQSLDIAIKLDYQKLTLIVTDHGKGFNPQAIKIPDMKEYLAELKVGGLGIYLMKTLMDEVTYDIKPGLRNQVSMVKYFINKKNSTVVHNLKKA